One genomic window of Azospirillum thermophilum includes the following:
- a CDS encoding carboxylesterase/lipase family protein has translation MRRTATRRAAARFAVTLPAAALGIGLLAAGPAAPAKAAAEGCVESEGIVCTDAGPVRGTLEGGTLAFKGIPYARPPVGPLRWRPPAAPEPWMEVRDASRYGEVCPQLTGSGQPVGDEDCLTVNVWKPAAPASTAAATAATAATAAEQRPVMVWFTGGGNHSLSGQGSAQYGGVSYDGRALAERAGVVFVSFNYRLGALGFLTHPALGAEGPEKVSGNYGTQDQIALLGWVRRNIARFGGDPQRVMLFGTSAGGANICALMTAPAAAGLFQAAAMHSSVPTGCELPTLKEAEASTGARVAAALGCEGGEAGACLRGKSMAEVVRAVPGTFGVFPRLYGPVVDGRVLPGQPIARIRAGRHQPVPVLLGNSAEETMQFVDAAGPVTDGASYAAAVEKVFGSAARDRILARYPESAYPSARRAFVQATTDALFTCRTLAVARTLAAHQKEPVFRSLFAHPLENDPALKALGINHTIEHPFFFAWSGSYRPTAADRAVQAVMLDGWSNLARAGNPNGGAMPPWPAVTPANPGARLLIGPAGAAADPGTDLEICRFWEGIRLPRPHL, from the coding sequence ATGCGTCGCACCGCCACCCGCCGCGCCGCCGCGCGGTTCGCCGTCACGCTGCCGGCGGCAGCCCTGGGGATCGGCCTTCTCGCCGCCGGCCCGGCCGCCCCCGCGAAGGCCGCCGCGGAAGGCTGCGTGGAGAGCGAGGGCATCGTCTGCACCGATGCCGGCCCGGTGCGCGGCACGCTGGAGGGCGGCACCCTCGCCTTCAAGGGCATCCCCTATGCCAGGCCGCCGGTCGGCCCGCTGCGCTGGCGCCCGCCCGCCGCGCCCGAGCCCTGGATGGAGGTGCGCGACGCCAGCCGTTACGGCGAGGTCTGCCCGCAGCTCACCGGCAGCGGCCAGCCGGTCGGCGACGAGGACTGCCTGACCGTCAATGTCTGGAAGCCGGCCGCCCCCGCCTCCACCGCTGCCGCCACTGCCGCCACTGCCGCCACTGCCGCCGAGCAGCGCCCGGTGATGGTCTGGTTCACCGGCGGCGGCAACCATTCGCTGTCCGGCCAGGGCTCCGCCCAGTATGGCGGGGTGAGCTATGACGGCCGCGCGCTGGCGGAGCGGGCCGGCGTGGTCTTCGTCAGCTTCAACTACCGGCTCGGCGCGCTGGGCTTCCTCACCCACCCGGCGCTCGGCGCCGAGGGGCCGGAGAAGGTCTCCGGCAACTACGGCACCCAGGACCAGATCGCCCTGCTCGGCTGGGTCCGGCGCAACATCGCGCGCTTCGGCGGCGACCCGCAGCGGGTGATGCTGTTCGGCACCTCGGCCGGCGGCGCCAACATCTGCGCCCTGATGACCGCCCCGGCCGCGGCCGGGCTGTTCCAGGCCGCCGCCATGCACAGCAGCGTGCCCACCGGCTGCGAGCTTCCCACCCTGAAGGAGGCGGAGGCCTCGACCGGCGCCCGCGTCGCCGCGGCGCTCGGCTGCGAGGGCGGGGAGGCCGGCGCCTGCCTGCGCGGCAAGAGCATGGCCGAGGTGGTGCGCGCCGTGCCCGGCACCTTCGGCGTCTTCCCACGCCTCTACGGCCCGGTGGTGGACGGCCGCGTCCTGCCCGGCCAGCCGATCGCCCGCATCCGCGCCGGCAGGCACCAGCCGGTGCCCGTCCTCCTCGGCAACAGCGCGGAGGAGACGATGCAGTTCGTCGACGCCGCCGGGCCGGTGACCGACGGCGCCAGCTACGCCGCGGCGGTGGAGAAGGTGTTCGGCAGCGCCGCCCGCGACCGCATCCTCGCCCGCTATCCGGAGAGCGCCTATCCCTCGGCCCGGCGCGCCTTCGTCCAGGCGACCACCGACGCGCTGTTCACCTGCCGCACCCTCGCGGTCGCCCGCACCCTGGCGGCACACCAGAAGGAGCCGGTCTTCCGCTCGCTCTTCGCCCATCCGCTGGAGAACGACCCGGCGCTGAAGGCGCTGGGCATCAACCACACGATCGAGCATCCCTTCTTCTTCGCCTGGTCGGGCAGCTACCGCCCGACCGCGGCCGACCGCGCCGTCCAGGCGGTGATGCTCGACGGCTGGAGCAACCTCGCCCGCGCCGGCAACCCGAACGGCGGGGCGATGCCGCCCTGGCCGGCGGTCACCCCTGCCAACCCCGGCGCCCGCCTGCTGATCGGCCCGGCGGGCGCCGCCGCCGATCCCGGAACCGACCTGGAGATCTGCCGCTTCTGGGAGGGCATCAGGCTGCCGCGGCCGCATCTGTGA
- a CDS encoding acyl-CoA thioesterase produces MIGNDAIETGMIGTARGRLQEAGDERPEVRLLPDGAYRVQRLIRFSHTDPAGIVYFPVYFDMFNGVVEDWFTHALGLNYASMILDRRLGLPIVHAECDFLVPSRMGETLTMGVVIERLGRSSLQIRINGEIGDQVRLSGGLTMVTTSLDAFGPVPIPDDIRAAMEAYDAACRA; encoded by the coding sequence GTGATCGGGAACGATGCGATCGAGACGGGCATGATCGGGACCGCGAGGGGCCGCCTGCAGGAGGCCGGGGACGAGCGTCCCGAGGTCCGGCTGCTGCCCGACGGCGCCTACCGCGTGCAGCGCCTGATCCGCTTCTCCCACACCGACCCGGCCGGCATCGTCTATTTCCCGGTCTATTTCGACATGTTCAACGGGGTGGTGGAGGACTGGTTCACCCACGCGCTCGGCCTGAACTACGCGTCGATGATCCTCGACCGCCGGCTCGGCCTGCCGATCGTCCATGCCGAATGCGACTTCCTGGTGCCCAGCCGCATGGGCGAGACGCTGACCATGGGCGTGGTGATCGAGCGGCTGGGCCGCAGCTCCCTGCAGATCCGCATCAACGGCGAGATCGGCGACCAGGTGCGGCTCAGCGGCGGGCTGACCATGGTGACCACCTCGCTCGACGCCTTCGGCCCGGTGCCGATCCCCGACGACATCCGCGCCGCCATGGAAGCCTACGACGCCGCCTGCCGGGCCTGA